In the Fibrobacter succinogenes genome, ACATTTGTCGAGCCTTTTGCACACTTGTAATTAAATTACCTTCCGGCAGCCTTGCGAAGCATTTCCTTGCGCTGGGCTTCGGCAAACATCTTGGCCATTTCCATGCGGTTGTCAAGGATTTCCTTTTTCTTGGTTTCTTCCTTGCAGTTCACGCACTTAGTTGCGGTCGGCACAGCCATGAGTCTTGCCTTCGGGATCAGCTGTCCGCAAATCTTGCAGACACCAAACGTTCCGTTCTTGATGCGCTTGAGAGCTTCTTCGAGATAAACAAGGTATTTACCTTCGCGAGCCGCCAGCGAGAGGTTGGTTTCGAGCGAATTGATATCCGTTGCAGAATCAGCACCTTCAGAATCGCCACCATCACCGGACTGGTTTTTCTGGTCTAAAAACACGTTAGCCTTTTCGGACTCGCTCTGGGCGGTCACAAGCTCACGTCTCTTTTCCAAAAGCATATCTTCAAAAAACTTAAGATCAGCATCGCTCATCTTTACGGGTTTCTTCTCAGCCATATTAAACTCCTTCTTTGTGAGTTACACTGTGATAAGCACCGCTTTAAATTATCTTTTTTTTACAAAAAAGAACAATTTAAATAATATTTTTTCAAAAAAATTGTTGATAAATCCAGTAACTACTCTAAAAAATATCCACATTGAGCTTGAGACCATTCTTTTTCAAGTCGCTGAGCATGGTATCAAAATCGTTTCGCAAAGCATCAAAGTCCACTTTCAATTTAGAAGCCTCATCAAGGAACATCTTTGCCGAACCTTCGCTTTCGTCAAATTTAGTCACAATCGCTACAGCCGCTTCTTTCGAAGCGTTTGCACGTTCCATAAAGGCTCGTGCTCGATCTATGAATTCGCTTGCCTTTGAAGCGCTCTCGCCGCTACGGTCAGAAAGTTCCTGCAAGGAGCGTTCCATCTTATCGGTAACTTCGTTGTAACCGTCAACCAATTCATCTACGTAAGATTTCCACTTGCGAACATCGGCTTTTGTCACGCGAACAAGTTTTTTGGCCTTGTTTGCAATGCGGTCCATTTGCTTGCCCGTTTCACCCACAGTAATCGAATCCACAAAACTGGTAATCATTCTCTGTGCATCGCCAATGTCATTAACGGCGTCGGTCAAGTTCTTTGAAATTCCAGAAGTTCCCTCGTCATAGAGACCATTAACGGTATCGCCCTCGGCAACCAGCTTGCTAGAATTCCCCGTTATAATACTCATCTCGCGTTCGCCCATGAGCCCGGCCGTCACCAAGCGAAATTCCGAATTCACAGGAATTTTTGCTTCGGCGAGCACTCGCGCCTTCACATAGACAGCGTCATCCGTCAATTTAACATCGACGATTTCGCCCATGGAAACGCCACGGACACGTACAAGATTTCCCGGAGAAAGCGTACCAATGGTCTCGTATTTAACAACAAACGTATAGCGCTTGAAGTACGGGCTTGCCGGATGATAATAATAAGCAGCCATGCCGCACAGCACGACGATTACAACAAAAACAAAAATTGCAACAAAGTTTTTCTTGATTTTAATCCACAAACTATTCATAGAAAGACCAGCTCTGTGGATTGAAATCTAGTAAATCATCTGTAAATTCGCCTTTCGCCTTAGCCTTAATCTTTTGCAACAACGACTCATTGAACTCTTGAGCCACGTTCTGCCCGCTCATTTTCATGAGGGCGTTCATCGCAATGACTTCAGAAATCACGGTCATGTTCTTGCCAGGAGCCACAGGCAATACCACCTTCGGGATATTCACGCCCATGACGTTCTCTTCCATTTCGTTAAGGCCGGTACGTTCGTACGATACATCCTGGCGCCACTGCTGGAGTTCGACAATCATTTCGATCTTTTTCACCTTGCGAATGGCATGGATACCAAACATCGAGCGAATGTCCAAAATGCCTACGCCGCGGATTTCCATGTGATGCCGAATTAGCGGATCAGGGCGACCAATAATAGACTTACCCACATGGCTAATGTGAACAACATCATCAGCAACCATGCGGTGCCCGCTTTCGACAAGGTCAAGCACACATTCGGACTTACCCACATTGCTATCGCCCACATAGAGCATGCCCACGCCATAAACATCCACAAGGCTTCCGTGAATTACAGCATGCGGAGCAAAGAACTCGTCGAGAATTCTCTGGCTCATCTTGAAAAATTCAAAAGTATGGAGCGTTGTCGAGAATATCGGGATATGCAAACGATTGCACATCGCCTTGAGTTCATCATGCGGAGTCTGAGCGTGAGTCACCACCCACATCGGCGCACGGAATACAGACAAATTTTCAAAGATTTTTGTTCGCGCTTCAGGACCTACCGATTCCAGATAATTCCATTCCGTATGGCCAATTACCTGTATTTGCGTCGAACTATATACTTTGGTATAACCCGCCATGGCAAGACCAGGGCGGTGGATTCCGCCTTCTTCGATGCAAGCGTCCATGTCCTCTTCAGGACAGTGCGGCAGCATCTGCAAATCCTTGCCGTAGCGGATAAAAAAGTCCCGCACCGGGAAACGTTCCCGGTGCAGGATCTTTAAGTCTTTCAATCTATCAGCCATTACGTGAGTTCAGAAATGGGCTGTGCTCTATGATCGTTCTGCTTGTCGTTGGCCTTCTTGAGCTGGACCTTGATACGTTCAAGCGTTACATCGACTGCCTTACCCATGTTCTCTTCGTCGGCAGAAGCGACAACGACGGAACCTGTAATGTTGACAGAAATTTCGCAATGACGCTGGTGTTCGACTTCGTGGTCAAGAATAACAGAGGCACTAGTGATATTCGGGTAAAATTTGGCCAATTTGTCCATTTCTTCCTGAATGCGGTCCTGAAGACCTGCCGATGCGTTAAAATGACGAGCAGAAAACTGAATATCCATGATGAACCTCCGTATGTTAATGTTAACATTTATTAACGTTTAAAAACACTTTGGAACTTTCGTTCCGCAATTAAAGTATATACATCTTTTTATTTGAAAAATCCACAACTAATTTGAATTTTAATCAAATAATCGTTCCATTTTGGAATATTTACTAGGGCAAATTGCCCCAAAAACGTTTTTTTGGCGATTTTATCGTTTTCTTTGGTTTTTGGGCAATATTTTGAGTTCTTTTTCGCGGTATTTTGCCACTGTACGGCGTGCCACCTTGATTCCCTGCTTCAAAAGTTCATCACTGATGTCCTGATCGGAAAGCGGAGAAGACTTGTCTTCTTCATCAATGAGCGTCTTGATGGCATCGATAATCATCGCAGAGCCCACTTCTTCGGCATCCGGGGCTGTGCCCTGCTTCACACCAGAAGTAAAGAATTGTTTAAGTTCATAGATGCCATAAGGCGTTTCCACGTACTTCTGGTCGGTCGCGCGCTGCACCGTGCTCACCGCCAAATGGACATCGTCTGCCACATCCTGGAGAATCATCGGCTTGAGGAATGCGGGACCGTTTTCAAAGAACCCGCGCTGGCGCTTGACAATCGCACGCATCACAAGTTCAATCGTCGAGAAGCGGTTATCGACCGCCTTGATAAGGTCTGTCGCCTTCGCGAGTTGCGCCTTTACATATTCCTTGTCTTGCTTGGAAGCTGCCGGATCCGTTAAGATAGCCTTATACGTTTGATTGATGCGCAGCGACTTTTGCATTTTCGTCTTGAAGCAGACAACTTCATAATGGCCCTTCTTTTCGACAACTTTCAAGTCCGCATTAATAATATGCGAATACGAATGCGAAAGCTGGAAGCCCGGGTGCGGGCGTAATCGCGAGAGACTCGCGATTGCAGTCTTGACCTCATCGGCGGAGACGTTGAGGGCCTTTGCAATTTTGGCATAACGGAGCTGCAAAAGATTCTCGTATTCCTCTTCGAGAATGCGAATCGCAAGACTCGGGAAATTCGGAATCGCGTACGCCTGAATCAAGAAGCATTCACGCTGGTCGCGGGCGCCAATGCCGCTCGGCTTGAACGACTGCAAAACGTGAACCGCTTCACGCACTGGGAGGCTTGCCTCTTCAAGCACAAGTTCTCCACGAAGCACACGCTCGATTTCGTCGATGTACGTGTCATCGGACTTTACAATCATGGCTTCGGATGCGCTGTCGCGATTGGTATCGCACAGGAAGCCGTCATCGTTAATCGAGTTGATAAGATACTGGACCAACTTGCGGAAATGCTCTTCGGTCACACCGCATTCTTGCAACTGTTCCTGCAATTCGCGAGTGCCGTTCCAAAGGCGGAGCTGATCTTCGAGCTGTTCTTGCAAGCTTTTGCCTACATCCTTGATGGGGCGATCCCAATCTTCGTCCGGATCCTTGGAGCCCGAATTCAAATCGTTAAAGGGAGCATCATCGTACGATGTTCCATCGCCCAAATAGCTATCCCAATTCACGTCAGAAGAATCGCCGTCGAGATAACTGCTATCCACTTCAGCGGTATCGTCCAAGGAACCGCGAGCCATATCTTCGATATCTTCCGGATAATCCTCAGCATCTTTCGAGCGCGGGTCAAGTTCTTCCGGATCCTTATCGACGGGCGCTTCCAATTCATCAAAGTCGCCATCGTCCACTTCCAAAAGCGGGTTGACTTCAACTTCTTCCTTGATGGCGGTCTCCAATTCCTGCGAAGTTTTCTGAAGCATTTTCACGGACTGCAAAAGCGCAGGCGATAAAGTCTGCTCCTGCGTTTGTCCGATATTCGCTTGCATCCCGAGATTCATAAATCGCTCCTAATCCAAGCGGAAAGAATCGCCAAGGTAAATGCGACGCGCTTCCGGGTCTTCGGCCAGATGTTGCGAAGAACCTTCGGTAAGCACTTGGCTCTTGTACATAATGTAAGCGCGGTCCGTAATCGAAAGCGTTTCGCGCACGTTATGGTCAGTAATCAAAACGCCCATGCCGCGATCCTTGAGTTCCGAAATGATGGACTGGATGTCAGCAACAGCAATCGGGTCAATACCCGCAAAAGGTTCGTCGAGCAAGAGGAACGACGGATCGCTAGCAAGCGCACGAGCAATTTCAAGGCGGCGGCGTTCGCCACCAGAGCAACTCATGGATTTCGTCTTGCGGATGTGCGTAATCTTGAATTCTTCGAGAAGCTGTTCCAATTTCTTTTTGCGTTCGGCACGCTTCATGTCTTGCGTTTCGAGAATCGCCATGATGTTGTCTTCAACGGAGAGCTTGCGGAAGATGGAAGCTTCTTGCGGGAGGTAGCCCACACCCAAGCGGGCGCGCTTGTACATCGGCTTGTCCGTCATTTCGATATCGTCCAAGAAGATGTGGCCTGCATCCGGGCGGACCATACCCACAATCATATAGAACGTGGTTGTCTTTCCGGCACCATTCGGGCCAAGCAGCCCAACGATTTCACCTTGCGAAACTTGAATGGAGACATCACTCACCACCTGGCGGTGGCCATAAATCTTGCGCAGCTTGTCGGTGCGTATCGTGCTGACCAAATTTTTCACTGTGCATCCTCCGTTTTCACAGTTTCGTCCGCCGGCTTTACTTTTTCTTTCCGGCGATTGAAAAGACCTCTCAGCTTTCTTTCGTTCAAAGACTTTTGGATATAGGCCGAATCCGCTTTAGTCTTGGCCTTTTTCATATCCAGTTCTTTGCCAAAAAGCGAATCGAGTTTTGCCAAGGAATCTCTCTTAGCGTTTTCCTTGATGCGGTTCGCCTTTTCCAAATCGATGTATCGCCCGCTCGCGTTCGTCTTGTTGCCCATAAGCCTGAGCGACTTCACAGCATTTTTCTGAGCATCGAACAAGATGTGGATGGTATCACCGGTCGCTTCGTTTTTGCCAGAAACTGTCCTATCTTTTTTCACATAGAAATAAGTGCTCTGCGCCTTACCCGAAACAACCGCGCGGTCCATTCGGCCTTTTTTAAAATACAAATCGAGGCGGTCGCCGTCCATCAAATTTCGATATTCCTTCAAATCCGTTTCGTAGAAAAATCCCTTAGCGTTCACATTCACGTAAAGGCGTTCAATTTTACCTTTTTTAAATTCGCAATAGAGCGTGTCGCCAAAGGCTTCGGTCACGTTGCCGGGATTGCCGCGTTTGGGTTCTTCGTTCTGGACGCCGTGAGCGTTACGGATTACAAGTGCGGACTTGAGCATTTTGCCCGTCTCGTCAAGCACGAGGAAAATGGAATCGCCCGTGAGGTGGTAATTCTTCATGTCGCAAGTCGGGTGGCCCTTCATGCTAAGCCAGTTATCTTTGCGATTAAAGTAACCCGTATCGCAAGTGACGACCAAGTCTTTTTGCGTGAGCTTCACGTCTTGAAAGGCTTGCGCAAAACTATTCTTCTTGTCGAAAATGAGGGAACGCGATGAAATCGTTACCGTATCAATCGTACCATTCTTCTGCTTTTCGTACTGATAAAGTTTCGGCGCCATCGGAATTGTCACGATGTCTTCTTTGCGGTCGTACTTTAAATACTGACCGGTCATGAGATAATTACCTGCGGAATCGCCAGCGCTCACTTCGCCGGAGGCAATTGCAATTTCGCTCTTTCTCTGATAAGAGCCGTTCCGCGCGCGCACGAATCCAGACGGATGCGTGAAGAGGAAACCACCGCCACATTCGACCGTTTCGGTGTTGCGGTTCCAGGAAGCGCGCTGAGTCTTGAAGGCTACACTGTCATGGACAAAGTGGACATTGCCAGTCAAGAGGAGAGTTCCGCGCTTGCGGGACACATCGAGGTTATCGGCGTGATACATGATCAACGGCGAGGACTGCGCAAAAGCGAGAGTCGATGCAAGGAAGGTCGCGGCGATGAAGAGGAATGCGCGGAAATTCATCACGGGTTCCCTGCCTTTGGCTTGAGCGGGAGACCGCGTGGCGGAACATTCGGCTTCGGATTCTGGGAAGGAGACGAAGTAGGCTTGGCCGAATTTGGTTTTGCAGCCGGAGCAGGCTTAGCTGCTGGAGCCGCCTGCGATGACGAGGACGGCGGATTGTTCAGACGTTCCGCCTCAGCCTGTCGTTTGTCTTCATCCTTCATGCGCTTTGCCGCATCCTGAAAAATACCCGTCACATTCGAAAGAATTTTCCAGTTGTCGAACTGCGCATCGCTTTCAAAACCGACTCCCTGCAACACGTCGCCATCTTCGGAGACAACGCGTACATAGCTTGCAGTTCTGACCAAATTATCTTTCTTGTTCCAGAGGAGCGAATCAGCACGGACCGAGGCGCCCTTGGGAGTCAGCGCATAAACGTGACCGTAAGCGTAAACGTACGTGAATGTCATGTCGAGACTGCCGGAGTCCGCGCGCAAGAACGCCACGCGCTCGCCGATGGAATCGTAAATGTCCACGAACACCGGACGCACCGTCACAATTTCCTTGTCGGCCCAGCGTTCCAAATAAGCGGTTTTCAGGCGCCAGTTGAGCACGCCCTTGTCGTAGCTGTCGAGAAGCGTCGTATCGGTAAAAAGCATCTGCGGGCGCTCGACGCGAATCCAAGGCTTGGGTTCCTCGATTTCTTCGCAACCGAGGAAAAGCATGGCGCAAAGGGCACAGGCGAAAACCCCGCAAAGACGGGTCGCCGAGAGGATGTTCCATGATATGTTCTGCAAAAATTGTGCCACGAATACAAATTACAAATAAAAAGGGGCAGGAATTGGGAAATTATGCTTATTTTGCGTTGTTTTAGCCCTTAAAAACGAAAAAAAGTAAAATGACTTTCAATTTCAAATGTACATCATGCGGGAGGGGCCCAAGCTCGGAGTTGCGAAGGCCGCACGGGCCCCTCCCTGCACCCTCCCCATCCTTGGCCGACGCTTTTGAGTTTCAGAAATTATTTAGTAGAAAAATTATTTTTCTACTAAATAATTTTAGATATATAATAAAGGTCTAATACTAATGGCATATTCGAAAGGAGTGTAGTACAATGTTATCCGTAATAGCAATTGCACAAATCGATGCTCTTTATCGAAAATTGCTCTCATATTCAAATGCATCAGACGATCTTATACAAAAGCACAATGAATATGTAAACAACAAATACGGAGACATTAGAATCACACAAAAAAATAATAACAACAATGATGTTGATTTACCGTTTTAAATAAGAGGTCTAGTATGTCCACTTTGCAAACGAAAACAGACAATAAATCAAACAATAACGCAATTGAATTATCTCTTGAAAAAGCAATCGACGATACAAGAAAGCTAGAGAATTTACATGGGCCTTTTTCTTCAGCAAAAGAAGCCCTAGCCTCTATGCTAGAAGATTAATCTTGTACGACAACGCAATCATATTCAGGATGACACACAAAAAAAGCGAGGAACATCCTCGCCAAAGATGGACCTGGGTCTTTCGACCAGCCCACTTGTAATTTACCAAATTCTTTGCTAAAAATCAACATAGAGAGCATATTCCAACTTGGAATACCGTCTGGCGTTCCCCAATGGGAAGTTTTTGCATTTTTTCGCACAAAAATAGCCTGCTTTATAAACTTTTTAAGCGGAATGCTCTTTTTTGAGTTATTTTTTAAGCGAAAAAGAGTTTAGCTCTTGTTCTCTAAGCGAAATCTGCAAATTTCAAGTATTCGAGGACAAGGCGAACGCTCACGCAGATATGCCGTTTTGCGGTGTATCTCGGTTTGCTGTACCGACTTCTTAGTCGGTCTTTGGTCGTATGACCAAAGGGCAACAGCCCTTTTGGGGCGTGGGGCGTTTGCGTTTATCGAATACAGGCATTGCAGAGCCTCGCTTAGGTAAATTGCAACGATCTACGCCTTTTTTGTATATCTGCATAATTGGCGCAAATCTTTGACGAACAGGGGAAAAACTCTAGGCTATACGCCTAGTGGACTTTTGCATATGCAAAAAACATCGTGCTGAAACCCGCGCGGCATGGTGTTTTACAACCTGCGGGGATTTTATAAGGAGAAATAATATGGCTATTGCGCTTGTGAAAAAAAATGGTGCTTACTACGAGGTAATCGATGAAAATGGCTATGTACTTTTTTCATGGGTGAAGGATGGTCTGCATGGATATACAAGTTCGACTGTCACCTTTAAAAATGGAGCTTATTTGGAGACGTATAACGCAGAGGGTGAACTCATTAATAGCGTTTTGGAGTGAGTTCTGGTGAAAAAAAAGAGCTTAATTAACATGACTCTTTTTTTATTGTCTAATAAACGGTTAAAGCCCTGCACTTTCTGTGCAGGGTAGTTCATTCAAAACAATTTACCATATCCGTAAAGGAGTAAAAATGAATGGAATACTTACCTTAAATGGAGTAGAAAAAGCTTCCGTTTCAAATTTGGAATTTGAAGATCTCGGTGTTCCTAATACCAAAATAAAGGGGGTAATAAATTCTCCACACCCTTTCAAATCTTCATCAGATCTTTTGAGGAAAGATGGATTCAATATAACTGGCATCCAGCTGGTCTTTTCATCTGTAGTATTCGTGAATATTCAAATAAAAGATGAAGTCTGGTATTTTGAATCTATTGGTTCCTTTAATATACAGTCTGAATCCAATCCGAGAGCAACTTTGAAAGACATACAAAATAATGTACAAAATTCTGAAAATGCATTTAGATTAAATTCGGAACAGAAAGATCCCCGTCGATTAACCAACATTGATTGGAGTAAAGATACTCCTAAAACAGTGGAGGCATGGAAAGCTCTTTCTCCTGAAGAAAAACTTGACTGGTCGATTTGGCATGAAATCAAACTTCAACATTTATTTGCTTCGATTGCCATTCTGTTAGAAATTATTTTGGCAATTGTAGCGATCGTTTGTTTGG is a window encoding:
- a CDS encoding TraR/DksA C4-type zinc finger protein — encoded protein: MAEKKPVKMSDADLKFFEDMLLEKRRELVTAQSESEKANVFLDQKNQSGDGGDSEGADSATDINSLETNLSLAAREGKYLVYLEEALKRIKNGTFGVCKICGQLIPKARLMAVPTATKCVNCKEETKKKEILDNRMEMAKMFAEAQRKEMLRKAAGR
- a CDS encoding MlaD family protein gives rise to the protein MNSLWIKIKKNFVAIFVFVVIVVLCGMAAYYYHPASPYFKRYTFVVKYETIGTLSPGNLVRVRGVSMGEIVDVKLTDDAVYVKARVLAEAKIPVNSEFRLVTAGLMGEREMSIITGNSSKLVAEGDTVNGLYDEGTSGISKNLTDAVNDIGDAQRMITSFVDSITVGETGKQMDRIANKAKKLVRVTKADVRKWKSYVDELVDGYNEVTDKMERSLQELSDRSGESASKASEFIDRARAFMERANASKEAAVAIVTKFDESEGSAKMFLDEASKLKVDFDALRNDFDTMLSDLKKNGLKLNVDIF
- the hprK gene encoding HPr(Ser) kinase/phosphatase codes for the protein MADRLKDLKILHRERFPVRDFFIRYGKDLQMLPHCPEEDMDACIEEGGIHRPGLAMAGYTKVYSSTQIQVIGHTEWNYLESVGPEARTKIFENLSVFRAPMWVVTHAQTPHDELKAMCNRLHIPIFSTTLHTFEFFKMSQRILDEFFAPHAVIHGSLVDVYGVGMLYVGDSNVGKSECVLDLVESGHRMVADDVVHISHVGKSIIGRPDPLIRHHMEIRGVGILDIRSMFGIHAIRKVKKIEMIVELQQWRQDVSYERTGLNEMEENVMGVNIPKVVLPVAPGKNMTVISEVIAMNALMKMSGQNVAQEFNESLLQKIKAKAKGEFTDDLLDFNPQSWSFYE
- the raiA gene encoding ribosome hibernation-promoting factor, HPF/YfiA family, which translates into the protein MDIQFSARHFNASAGLQDRIQEEMDKLAKFYPNITSASVILDHEVEHQRHCEISVNITGSVVVASADEENMGKAVDVTLERIKVQLKKANDKQNDHRAQPISELT
- the rpoN gene encoding RNA polymerase factor sigma-54, whose protein sequence is MNLGMQANIGQTQEQTLSPALLQSVKMLQKTSQELETAIKEEVEVNPLLEVDDGDFDELEAPVDKDPEELDPRSKDAEDYPEDIEDMARGSLDDTAEVDSSYLDGDSSDVNWDSYLGDGTSYDDAPFNDLNSGSKDPDEDWDRPIKDVGKSLQEQLEDQLRLWNGTRELQEQLQECGVTEEHFRKLVQYLINSINDDGFLCDTNRDSASEAMIVKSDDTYIDEIERVLRGELVLEEASLPVREAVHVLQSFKPSGIGARDQRECFLIQAYAIPNFPSLAIRILEEEYENLLQLRYAKIAKALNVSADEVKTAIASLSRLRPHPGFQLSHSYSHIINADLKVVEKKGHYEVVCFKTKMQKSLRINQTYKAILTDPAASKQDKEYVKAQLAKATDLIKAVDNRFSTIELVMRAIVKRQRGFFENGPAFLKPMILQDVADDVHLAVSTVQRATDQKYVETPYGIYELKQFFTSGVKQGTAPDAEEVGSAMIIDAIKTLIDEEDKSSPLSDQDISDELLKQGIKVARRTVAKYREKELKILPKNQRKR
- the lptB gene encoding LPS export ABC transporter ATP-binding protein; the encoded protein is MKNLVSTIRTDKLRKIYGHRQVVSDVSIQVSQGEIVGLLGPNGAGKTTTFYMIVGMVRPDAGHIFLDDIEMTDKPMYKRARLGVGYLPQEASIFRKLSVEDNIMAILETQDMKRAERKKKLEQLLEEFKITHIRKTKSMSCSGGERRRLEIARALASDPSFLLLDEPFAGIDPIAVADIQSIISELKDRGMGVLITDHNVRETLSITDRAYIMYKSQVLTEGSSQHLAEDPEARRIYLGDSFRLD
- the lptC gene encoding LPS export ABC transporter periplasmic protein LptC, translating into MQNISWNILSATRLCGVFACALCAMLFLGCEEIEEPKPWIRVERPQMLFTDTTLLDSYDKGVLNWRLKTAYLERWADKEIVTVRPVFVDIYDSIGERVAFLRADSGSLDMTFTYVYAYGHVYALTPKGASVRADSLLWNKKDNLVRTASYVRVVSEDGDVLQGVGFESDAQFDNWKILSNVTGIFQDAAKRMKDEDKRQAEAERLNNPPSSSSQAAPAAKPAPAAKPNSAKPTSSPSQNPKPNVPPRGLPLKPKAGNP